The Agrobacterium vitis genome has a segment encoding these proteins:
- the pgeF gene encoding peptidoglycan editing factor PgeF, whose product MPSSTHDVAHLQPETKPSPLQSTLLAPCGSDGIVHGFFTRHGGVSTGIYAGLNIGLGSNDSPAHVHENRARVAGWFGGTEADLVTVHQVHSPDVVTVTAPFGSNRPQVDAMVTNQPGLILGALAADCGPILFADPVNRIIGAAHAGWKGALTGVLENTIEAMIALGAARASIVATLGPSISAKAYEVGPEFVERFLAHDPAYQRFFTPSTKPGHAMFDLPGLTVKRLTDAGIAADMLGICTYGDPDQFFSYRRTTHASEPDYGRQISAIMLQGPRV is encoded by the coding sequence ATGCCGTCCTCGACACACGATGTGGCCCACCTTCAACCCGAAACCAAACCATCCCCCTTGCAGAGTACCCTTCTGGCTCCCTGCGGATCGGACGGAATCGTTCACGGCTTTTTCACCCGGCATGGCGGCGTCTCCACCGGCATTTACGCCGGGCTGAATATCGGGCTCGGATCAAATGACAGTCCGGCGCATGTGCATGAAAACCGCGCCCGCGTCGCTGGCTGGTTTGGCGGCACCGAAGCGGATCTTGTTACCGTTCATCAAGTCCATTCCCCCGATGTGGTGACGGTAACCGCGCCTTTCGGTTCGAATCGGCCACAGGTGGATGCCATGGTCACAAACCAACCCGGTCTCATTCTTGGCGCGCTTGCCGCCGATTGCGGACCGATCCTGTTTGCCGATCCGGTTAACCGGATCATCGGGGCTGCCCATGCCGGATGGAAGGGCGCCCTGACCGGCGTACTGGAAAACACCATCGAGGCAATGATCGCGCTTGGCGCTGCCCGCGCCAGCATCGTCGCCACGCTTGGCCCATCGATCAGCGCCAAAGCTTATGAGGTCGGCCCGGAATTCGTCGAGCGGTTTCTGGCCCATGATCCGGCCTATCAACGGTTCTTCACGCCTTCGACCAAACCCGGCCACGCGATGTTCGACCTGCCGGGACTGACTGTGAAGCGGCTGACGGATGCCGGGATTGCCGCCGACATGCTTGGCATCTGCACATATGGCGACCCGGATCAGTTTTTCTCCTATCGCCGCACCACCCACGCCAGCGAGCCGGACTACGGCCGCCAGATTTCCGCCATCATGCTTCAGGGGCCTCGTGTATGA